The region TGGGACCACGGAGGAGGGGCTCCCACAATTCAAATTACTTAatataggggaaaaaaatcagccCTGGAAAAGTGGCTCCGAAACCACTGGTATGCAGTGCAAGAGTGTTAATTCTCACACAGGACTTATTAAGTATTTATATAGCAGTTACGGTGGCCAAGTGCTTCATAATAATTTTACTGGCTGTTTCTAGTCCAAAACAACCCATAGAGAACTTTACAGAAGAGGAACCTAGGCCCAGAGAGGaaccaaagaaaaccaaatttacccCGGAGGAAATAACACCATTCACTTACATGCCGGGGCCTCCTAATCACATTGATCTGCAATAGGAATGTTGAAAAATTAATAACTGTGGTAAGAGTCAAGGAAACGGGGCACTGACTTCCAACAAAATGTTAAAACAGGATTGTGTGTTCACTTTTAAGAACTGGGGCCAGCTACAAGACTACATCCTACAGGCAGAACTGTAAGGAAGTGAGATTCTCCTGAATGACAGACTTAAAGGGCTAACACAAGCAATCCCACCCCTGCACCTGATTTTATAACGGCTACCAAAGGGGTCCTGAAATTCTAAGCAGGTAGGCCCGTTACGAAAATCAAACACTACAGCCTAGCGAAAGGCTCCGAGCGCGAGGAGGAAGTTCTGGAGAAGTCAGACTGCAATTCAGCACGCTCAGCCAGTCCACCTTTCGAGAAAGATAATGGTTCTAACCAGAACTTGAGGTTTAAGCAGTGCCtatctcagcagcagcagcagcaatggagtaAGCACATCCAACACTTTGCAAGACAAAAACTTAAGCCCTCCTTCGCGGCGAAGGGAAGTTCCATCCCTACCTACCATTTAAAACCCACCTCTTCTCTTTGATCTGTGTGCTACATCTTaatgagggaagaaaaaaaaaaaaaaaaccctataaacTCACTCTGACCGCAGTCAGCCCGGCCACCTCCTGACCCTGGGCGACTCCTCTTCCAACCCCGAGCCCCAGCCCGCAGATCCATCCAACACACACCGCTCAGGCCCACCTCCCGGGGCCCACTCGGCGACCCACATCCCCAAGCTCCGCACCCCCATCGCACTTCCGCCCGGGTGGCGCGGTGACCagccctcccccagcccccaccccatcttTGTCTGGCTCCCCCACACCTCAACGTTCCCAACTGCCAACGGCAGCCCTCGCGCTCGCCCCACCGCCCACGCCCACCCGGCGCCGCGCGCGCCCGCAGGCCGTTCACCTTGTCCATGAGCTTCCAGCACTTCTCCACCATCTTCTTGTCCACCGTGCAGGGAGGGTGCGGgctgaggtggtggtggtggtggtgcggCTGGAAGGCGTCCTTCATGAGCCCGATCAGGCCGCCCGCTCCCGAGCCCCCGGAGCCGCCGCCGCCGGCGCCCGAGCTCTTCTTCACGTTGCCGGCCATGGCCAGCGGAGGGTCGGGAGCCCGCTCGGCCGCGAGCGAGGGAAAGGAGCGGGGCGAGAAGGAGGGGCCTCTCCGGCAGCCACCGCCGGCGCTCGCAGCCGAGGGAGTAAGAGGGAGGCGCCCGCCCGGAGGCGCGCCCCTGCGCGGGCGCGGGCGCGAGCGCGGCCGGCGCAACGCGGGAGCGCGCGCCGGAGACCGGCAAGCCCGTAACGCCGCAGCgacgcccccccacacacacactcgtgcacgAGCTCGCGAGCACCCGCGTGCCCAGCGGCTCCCGGAAAGCCTCGACCAAGTTTCCGCGCCCACTGCTCCCGCCCCGACCCTCTGGGACGGGGCGTGGCCTCCCGGGGCGGAGCCCAAAGGAAACTCGGTGCCTGCGCCCTCTGCTGGAGGAGcgagggatggaaggaaagaggtgGGGTCCAAGGTAGAACCTGCGCACTAAGCAGAAGAGAAGCCTTGCCGTCCATGTTCTTTGTTGGCCTGGGATTGTTGCCTCCGGGAGTGGGATCATGGCTGTGCTCGGATTAAGACAGGTAGGGATGGAAGGAGTCTTCTGAATGCGAATGTTGAGCTTCAAGTTATCTGCCTCATATTGTGGGAAGATGGAGAAGGAAAGCCAACGTTCATTTTCTACCCCTTAGTGGTTTTTtggtgggtttcttttttttggtggtgATTGGAATTGAACCTACGACCTCAGACATCCTAGACAAGCACCCCACCTTGAGCTATGTCCCTACTCCACCGTCTTGTTTCAccacgtagcccaggctgccctggaacttgctatgtagaccaaagaggctttgaactcacagagatacacatgcgtctacctcccgagtgcagggattaaaaatCTCCTTGGTGTTTATAACCGTCAAAGGTTTGGAATTCCGGTTCTGCAACGTTTTGCAGACTGATTAAGTCCCAGAAAGGTTTAAGGTTAGGGACACTCGCGTCTCAAGCGCTTCTTCCAGACCTTTTAACCTTTTTAAAACAAGTAACTTCcttttgatctttttctttctgaagagTAATTCcttttctgggaactgaatatgTACTTTAAAGATATTCTATGCTCAGCGGAATGCGCTGCCAGCACGAGGCCCCGCCCACAGAGGTTGTGCGACAGCTGTGAGCGCTGCCCACTTGCACATAGGGAACAGAAATTCAGCTCCCGGTCACCGGTCACCTTCACTTCCCTAATCTTCAGACTTCATTAGAAGAACTTTGAAAATAGGAACTTCTTTTCCAAAGAAGATGAAAATACCCTGCCTTGgtgtgctaattttttttttttagctccaaAACCCTTTGGAGCCATTAAGTACTCAGTTCTGCCACCAAGCCTCTGTAGTTTGTTGAGCTTATCCAGttcttgaagaaagaaaactgtctctgAGCTGCAGAGCTATTCAGTCCCACAACTTTGGTTTGCAAATCAATCATCTTTACCTAAGACATTTTTTAACCTTTATTATCATTTCATGCCAATAGACTGCCCTTTTAtcggtttctttgttttggttttgttggtggtgttgggtttggggttgttgttttgagacagggtctatatgtagtcctggctgtcctggaactctttatgtacagcaggctggccttgaactctcaaagatgctcctgcctctgcctcctgagtgctgggatcctaggcatgcaccattatgccagacttttatcattttctacctagaaaaaaaaaaaaatacaagaatctACCAAAGAAAaacctagctgggcagtggtggcacacacctttaatcccaacacttgggaggcagaggcaggtggatttctgagttggaggccagcctggtctacagagtgagttccaggacagccagggctacacagagaaaccctgtctcgaaaaacaaaaacaaaacaaaaaaatctaggcAGTGCTCTAAAATTACCATCAAAACTTTGTAAGGCCTGTGCCTCTCCCTAGTTGCTGGCCTTCCTTCTAACACCTCTGGACTATTGAAACCCTCCTCACTGAGGCTGTCACTTCATCCTGTCACCATAAGATTCCTAAAGTATAGcctgacagaaacacacacaccacaaactaAGCTTGGCCTCGAACtccgaaatctgcctgcctctgcctcccaagtgccgggattaaacacatgcactaccactgcccagctcaaaccAAGCCtttaaatcctccccactgttgcaTCTGTAATAAAATTAGCAGTCACAGTCTTACTTAAATTGTATACTACTCCATGATACGTAGATCCTACACTGGATAACTTACCAAGTCACACAGTACAACAGCAACCATTTCTTCGCCATCACTAAGTGTGTTCCCTCTTCCTGGAGTATGCTTCTAAGATCCACAGCCTTCTTCAAACATCAGTTGGGCTGGCCGGGCAGGGAAagcgcttgcctttaatcccagcactcaggaagcagagacagttggatctctgagttcgaggccagcctagtctacagagtgaattccaggacagccagggctctggagagacctagtctcaaagttaaaaagtaaaataaaaaagatttccaAGGGCTCACTGAGCACCAGCACTGAGTCAGGAGGAGGAGACAATCTGAGACCCCAGCAAAACTCTGATTTAAACTGTAAACGTAGCTGTGAAGTGCTCATCAGAATTTGCTATATACACAGTATCGCCAAGAGTTGCATCTAATCCCAGTGTCGTTTCTATTCCAGAACCCTCACTGCTGGCTCATCTGGAGGCTGCCATCTCTCTCCTAACCAAGAGAAAGGTGGAGGACTTGCCAGAAACCTGAGCACCCATCAGGGTACTTTGAAACTGAGATTCCTGTGTTGATTTCGTGGGAGAAGCACAGCTATCACAAGGAACAAAAGACAGTGACCTAATCACTGAAAGCCTACCATATCCCCCAGGCAGGGGATAGCAGTGCCATCCTTATCTTCAGAGGGCAGTCCCTATACCCTGACCTCTCCATACCTCTGGCCTCCTGTCTGTCCATCGGAGAAGAGGCCAAGGACTGAGGAGATCTTTTCCccagagggaagcaaagagagGAACTGAAAGCCACACTAtgttttatatatcttttaataGCTCAGAATCTAGCCCAGAGAAGATGGGCACAGTTTTCTAATTCCAGAAATCTGAGAGCCATGCATCTCTAGGCCTTTGCaaagaaggacacacacacacacacacacacacacacacacacacacaccacctgttTCCACTAACCTTAACAGACCAATTCCCCCATCCAGCAAGCCCTTCAAGCTTCTCAATCACCCTTCTTGACCCTTCCTGGCATCAGCAGTAGGCAGGCCCTCCACTTCCTGGTGGCAGCTCCCTGGCCCTGGATTGCAGTAGCCTTTGCTACCTTCCTATTTTCTCCTAGAAGACTGGACCCTTTGCAGACACACTGATGGAAAAAGCCTCGGGCCAAGGGCCAGGGATTGGTGGCTCACACTGACTTGCTGAACCCACACCAATCTTGTAAAAGTCAAAAAGCAAGAGGCATGGGCCACATTGAAACAGACTTTGTCCCATGTAAGTCAATGACAATTCTTTCTGTGCAGTCAGAGACACCTACAatcatgaaaatgtttttatcatCCTGTTGCTCTAAGCaactgttgcttttctttttcttttctcccactctcccctttttattcttttgaagacAGGTCTCGTTGTGTTTCCCATGCTGACATTAAATATCTGGTTCAAAGTGTCCCCCTACCAGAGCCTCCCAAGTATCGGGGACTATACAAGTATGTCTCTCTGCTCAGCTCACAGCTCCTGTAGGCCCGTGGATCTCAACCTGTGGTCCcctaaaaaaaggggggggaccacctaagaccattggaaaacacagatatttacgttataattcataacaatagcaaaattacagttataaaacaacaataaaaattttatggggggtcacgaggaactgtattaaagagacACAGatggcattaggaaggctgagaaccagcaATGTAGGTCAAGGCCATTGTGTCTTTGATGAGGCCACGTTTCTTTTAATGTACAAGTAACCAGTCTCATATTTGAATAGAAGTGAATGATTGTCCCTCCCATATGTCTCCTCAAAACTCTCGTCTAGATCAGGatgaggtgcacacctttaattccagccctgaAGAAACAGAGATAGGAGGACCCGatctatgagttccaggtcagtcagagctacacagtaagaccctttctcaaaagacAAGCAAACAGAAGCCCTCCTGGGTAGATCTTATTCACAGGAGGGCagggagccagcaagatggcttcgttggtacaggtgtgtgctgccagaCCCGATGACCTGGATTCAGGCCCCAAGATCCAcgtggaagagggagagaaccgactcccttaagttgtcctctgacctgtatgTAATGTGCTCTGTGCTTGATTGTGCCTATGCACGAACACACGCTAAATGTAATacaaatttttaagatttaatttataACAatctgaatgtatgtgtgcatttgaatGGGACTTAGCTACTGGACCTATCTCTCCAGctgcccttcccccccccccccaaaatttaACAGAGAAAGTGAGGTCTGCGGAAAGGGGCTTTCCTATCGTTGCTTCTAAACTGATGTcaatggagagagaagggaggactgGCCTTTTTCTCAcaggtttttatttggtttgtttttgctgAACACAACGCCATCTCTGTTCTGGGTTCCGTTGGGACCAGCTCGTCACGTGACACAcggcaccttttttttttttttttaaactccgcTTCACCTTGACCTCAAACCACATCCTGATCCTGCACCTGAGAGTCAGTTGACTGAACATATTTGTAAAATACATGGTCTCCTAGAACATAGAGTACGTGTAGCTTGTGTTCTGTCATCAACcaagggtcttactgtgtagctctgactgacctggaactcatagatCGGGTCCTCCTATCTCTGTTTCTtcagggctggaattaaaggtgtgcacctcaaCGCGTCCTTCCAAGTACCAACACGAGTGACAGCGATTCAGGGAAAGAAGTCCCTAGGAAGctcctgggaaggaaagggcagGAACTCCCACAgtattctagagagaggaggggagattCTGAAGGGAGAATAAGTGAAAACGTAGTGAAAAAATGGTATTTCTCCACATCCCGAAAGTGTGCACGGGGTCACCAGCCCTACATTACAGGGCCTGTAAGCCTCACAAAGACAAGTAGGACTCTTGGCTCTATAAAATGTCCAgagtgggggctggagacatgggtccccaGTGAAAAGGGAAttctgctcatgcagaggactcGAGTgtggtccccagcaccacactgaTGAGCGGCTCACAGCTACccgtaactccaactccaaggggCCCCAATGCTCTCTTGTAGCCCCTTTTCCCGGCACTGCGCTCACAAacccacacatatataacataattaaaaataaaaattaaaacttttctaCAGTATCTAAAGTGCCACGGGATTAAATAAACAAGCATTGACCTTCTGCTTGCTCTATACAGGTGAGAGCCTTTATAGTCGCACATCTTGTGTCTGTTTCGGCAGATTTGCTTCTGATAATATGCAACTCACCAACATTTTCAGGGACTAGAATAGGCTAGGATCTGTAGGTTTCAAAATCCACAGGGAGGAAGGCATGTTTAAATTCTATGGATGCTAACATTATAGTGCCCAGCGATGGCACAGTTCCAGATGGATCTCTCCCAGCTGGAGGGAGGGCAGTAGCAGGCTACCCGTCATACTCCCTGCCCATCATCAAATTTTAATTATACATAAGATCCTAAAATGCACCCCGTAAAGGGGATCTCCCTCAATACTGCCCAAGAAATTACTAAACTGCAAAATTTAGGAGGAGATACAGGAGGGATCCACTAGAGGGAGCCCTAACCAACTTTATGCTGCGGGGTGTCTGGGGGCTGCTAAATGTGTCTGCAGCCTCATAAAGAAATAAAGGGTGGGGAGGCAAGATTgactggagagagaaaaaaaaaaaaagtcctgtaaACACACCACTGAAATCTGGGGATTTCTGGAGCTACAAAACTTATGCACCAAGAAATTTCAAGCTAAGCAAAATTAAGGCGCTGAACTCATCATGATTCTGCCTAATTTGTGCCGCTCTCTGGGTCAGCATTCTGAAGTCCATAGCTCCACCTCTCCTCTTAAGTGGAAAACTTTCAACTTCCTGTGTCAGAATGCGTTTCCCTCACACACCATGGTAGCCTTTTTGAAGCAAACCTTCAGTTTTAAAGTAAATAACGTCACTGCGTTCACTAAACCTCGAGATATGAAGTAGCTGTGATGGCTACTGTCCCTGCCTTTCCTTTAGGTCTGTAAAACACTGTTCGCCCAGACTGTAAATTTCTAGATTCCTAGCCTGGAGAGTCTCCAGACCACAGGCAGTGCCTGTGCAGACATGAATAATAGCTATTCCGCTCCAAAGCCTCTTCTTTCGGGCTAGGATATGGAGGTAAAAAGAGAAGCTTCCCTTTGTGTGAGCTGATCTAGCTTACCCACCTGCCTATGTTTCCCAGTTGCCTGGACAACGTGCAGTCTCCGGAAAACCCAACATCCCAATTCTTGGTCCCGCCTCTCGGGGAAGTTTTATACCCTGGATTggctcccagaacccaggctcctccCTAGGCTCAATCTGCTTGGATCTCTCTTtacctcaccccccacccctggtGTGTCATTTCCCAGGGAGCCACCACACAAGCAAGAGAGAGTTTGGCAGGTAGGAAGAGGGAGAGTACACACgttggggagagagaagggaccaGGTCCAGAAGTTTCTCTCAGAGGCTAACTGCTGCACGTAGGATTAGTCTCCCTCACTGATCCCAGCTCTCCCTAAGGGTCCCAGGAGACCAAGAATCGAAGCTTCTAGAAAGTGTAAGATGCCCTGGGAGACAAGAATTCTGAGGCTCCAGAGACTCCCAACTCAGCGTAAGAATCAGGAAAGCACGTCTGTACACTGACCTACATAGAAGGTCTTCCCTTCGCCAGGACGGCAGGATGCCACCTAAAGcgaaaggaaaggggagaaaagcTGGGGCAGGGGCGAAGAAAAAGAACTCCAGTCCTGGTGAGTCACAGTGGGTGAAGGCCGGTGCTCCCGCGTGTCCACGTCCACAGTACACACGGGGGTCCTCAGAGGGAATCCAGCTTCCTGGGCAACAAGATGGagtgggtttgttttggttttgtcttttcttcctttgacaCTCGGTCACTATGGAACCCAGGCAAGCCTCAAATGTATCCTCCAggtcttcctagtgctgggattgcctGGTGCTCACACTGGGCATTGCCACCTCAGTTGGCTAAAATGAAGCTTGCCCTCCTCTTCAGAGCCTTAAGTCCAGATTCCTCCAGGCTGGGGAACAggagaatgccccccccccagccccatcTAGCCCTTCGCCTTTGTCATAGTTTTCACCCTTCTTTGGAACACCCACCAAGTACAAAGCAGTGAAGACTCAGCTGTGAATTTGTCAGATTTTGCCCTTGAGTGTCCCTCACTCCGTGCTCTCCATCCTGCAAGAACAAGTGTGAGAGGAAGACGGGGTAGCGGTGAGATCAGCGTAGCCTGAGACTCTGTGGTCTTGCCATGACAGGTGTGGAGGCCGAGGCCAAGCACAGGCTGGTGATACTAGAAAAGGAGCTGCTTCAGGACCGCTTAGGTAAGAAGTGTGGAGCCTCAGGCGACAGCGGCACTGACAGGTCCCAGCCAGggttctcactgctgtgacaaagcacctcggccagagcaacttggggaggagatgGTTTATCTGGCTTCCAAAGCAcagtttgttttaatatttgatttttttaaaggtttatttatgtatgtatgtcatcagacacaccagaagagggcatcagatcccacgacagatggttgtgagccaccatgtggttgctgggaattgaactcaggacctctgaaagagcagtcagtgctcttaaccactgagctatctctccagcccccaaagcaCTGtttattattgaaggaagtcaggacaggaactcaaaacagggaaagagcctggaggcaggagctaatgcagaagccatggagtggtgctgcttactgacttgctccccatggcttgctcagcctgctttcttatagaacccaggaccaccagcccagggatggctccacccacagtgggcgggaccctctccatcaatcactaattaagaaaatgccctataggcttacCTATAGCtagatcttatagaggcattttctcagttgagactccttcctctctgataactctagcttgtatcaagttgacatagaactaTCCATGCAGACAATGGCACATGGGGCATTTCTGGGCTCTTGGGGATCTGGAAGTTTGAACTACGTCCAGGGCTAAGCCAAGCCATCCATTCTCTGTTGACAAAGAATGTGAGGAAGGGCCAGGCAGTGAGGATTGATGAAGAAACAgttttcccccaccccccacctcgtCTCTGGGAGTATAATCAAAACTCCATTCATGATAGGTAAGTAGTCTACCATGAACCTAACCTGCAGCTCaggaaagccattttttttttctttttctttttttttttttagtagttaGAACATGGAGAGGCTATTGACTCTGTAGGAATGAAAAGTCTATGGGTTTCAAGTGAGCGGGGGCGGGGGGTGAGAGACACTGAATAAGAGGTTGACACCTGCCAAGTTCCCAGAGAGAACATAGTTCAAGGCTATGGTGATTGATTCTATCAGCCAGACCTAAGCATGGTTCTGAGGCTGTTCACAGCTCTACAGAGGGAAGAGGCTCGCCGAGCCAAGGCTTCCGAAGACAGGCTGAAGCAGAGGGTACAAGAGCTGGAAGCtgaactggaaagaacccaaagtGAAGGGAAGGTCGCATACGCGGGTATGTTTGATCAGGTGGGCAGGAGATGGACCTGGAACCAAGGGGGTCAGGGAATGcaaggaaggaaaatgaagaggGATTCCAACTGCCATGGCTAGTCTCTACCTTCCCTGCAAAGGGTCCTGAGAACCAAAGATAGATCCCTGGTAGAATGTGGATTACCAGAGTCCTCCCTAAACAGATATGGGTGAGAAGGTCTTATTTCCTATCCCCCACATTTTCAAGGTCTCCCAAGTTTCTTAGTTCTGTTCCTCCACTGAGAGTTTTCCCTACATgtaactttattttctctcttcatgcCTCCATCCCTACCTTGGTGCCTGCTGCCAATGGCTCCTACCTCAGAGATGAGCCGCCAGCGTCGAGCCCTGCAAGAGGAGCTGGGGACCAGAAGCAGGCAGCTAGAGGAGGAAGTGAGAGGTCTAAGGGAGCAGCTAGGTTAGTTCCCCATCCTCGCCCTTTCTTTCCCAGGCTCAGTGACAAGGCCCCAGCATGGATGAGTGGACTTTGAAGGCTGTCCTCTAGATGTCCTCTAGATGTCTGCAGTCTGTTGGCTGAGCTTTAACTAGGGTCACCGTTACCCTCGCTCTCCTCTGAGCCAAGAGTTCGGTGTCACAAACCTCTGTTAGAGCTGGAGTTGGCCTCTCtgagagttggctcagtagttGACAGTTAACCGCACTTGTTCTTACA is a window of Arvicanthis niloticus isolate mArvNil1 chromosome 26, mArvNil1.pat.X, whole genome shotgun sequence DNA encoding:
- the Drc12 gene encoding dynein regulatory complex protein 12 isoform X1, producing the protein MPPKAKGKGRKAGAGAKKKNSSPGVEAEAKHRLVILEKELLQDRLALQREEARRAKASEDRLKQRVQELEAELERTQSEGKVAYAEMSRQRRALQEELGTRSRQLEEEVRGLREQLETCQREAKTARQEAEQALREQDGALTQLRAHVADMEAKYEEILHDNLDCLLAKLRVVKPHWDAATLRLHTKHKEQLRQFGLNPLDL